A portion of the Fulvia fulva chromosome 1, complete sequence genome contains these proteins:
- a CDS encoding Glucan 1,3-beta-glucosidase yields MHIRTVAEPPASSNINSIGMMPTFITRAVIHSLFAFSSAQAQQQYKQPAPVYVIQPDPQQYIDWQPTTTGQGDFRDRNTSVTPWQPSDILAALLDYPRPEACGVDASSSQQDFWLADFEGAHQGSSPFLVSGHYYHVFRNVRDYGAKGDGKTDDTDAFNRAITDESRMGGGMGSGGSTGQPALIWIPSGTYMISSSVQLFIGTQVIGDPLDKPVIRLSSIARNGTTAIDGYDFGQPSTNNFYIGLRNVIIDTTKVAPNATVYGLNWAVSQATNLINVDFRMPADSSHIGIQMDGSRGGGDSGGGSGLFMGDLTFEGGLIGILFNNQQYAIKNCNFTNVGTGIAVKHAFVLNLQGIHCKDVGICVDAGGNDITGSVGLIDSTCDTCGTVVNGSSQILLENIAVKNSGPTLKINGKSRGISDLIGKTYVDGHVYDHPDVRQKSTGNTTITPVASNGTFLDYTERGSLTGADGRYFTKRLPQYEDLPASAFASIKECGARGDGVTDDTKAIQQALNSNAGCKITYFPHGVYLVTDTIYIPPGSRIVGQVWSTITASGKHFSDEKNPQPMIQVGKKGEVGLVEITDMLFTVSDVLPGTILVQVNMRGENQGDVSFHNTHFRIGGAVDTRLETACQEESKPCKAAFMVVHLTKQSSSYWENSWLWTADHDLDGKYNQQIGTGRGMYVEAREGTWLLGTGSEHHTLYAYQFQDASNVFAALMQVESPYWQPVPQAPAPWTPDSKWNDPDFSSCEQKNVTQCYMQWALRIVGKETHTLALYGQGNWVFFNGPNYGGLTLDGGVNGQVNIVDLQDLSRDNNVAIYNLNTKSVQNMITLDGGSEVVATSAANSGSWGGVIAAYLV; encoded by the exons ATGCATATTCGCACCGTCGCCGAGCCTCCTGCTTCTTCCAACATCAACTCTATCGGCATGATGCCCACGTTCATTACCAGGGCTGTCATTCATTCATTGTTCGCCTTTTCCTCTGCTCAAGCACAACAGCAGTACAAGCAGCCAGCTCCAGTCTATGTCATCCAGCCTGACCCCCAGCAATACATAGACTGGCAACCAACCACTACAGGACAGGGAGATTTCCGGGACAGAAACACTTCAGTAACACCATGGCAGCCTTCCGACATCTTGGCTGCACTACTGGACTACCCGCGACCAGAAGCTTGTGGCGTTGACGCATCATCATCCCAGCAAGACTTCTGGCTAGCTGACTTCGAAGGTGCCCATCAAGGAAGCAGTCCTTTCTTGGTGAGTGGTCACTACTACCACGTCTTTCGAAATGTTAGGGACTATGGTGCGAAGGGAGATGGCAAGACGGACGACACGGATGCCTTCAATCGTGCCATCACGGACGAGTCTCGAATGG GTGGCGGCATGGGAAGCGGTGGATCGACGGGCCAACCTGCCTTGATATGGATACCGTCAGGAACATACATGATCTCCTCGTCGGTACAGCTCTTTATCGGTACACAAGTGATTGGCGATCCACTTGATAAGCCTGTCATCAGACTGTCATCAATTGCCAGGAATGGCACCACGGCGATCGATGGGTACGACTTTGGCCAGCCTTCGACCAACAACTTCTATATTGGTCTAAGGAACGTGATCATCGACACTACCAAGGTGGCCCCTAATGCTACTGTATACGGATTGAATTGGGCAGTGTCTCAAGCTACCAATCTGATCAATGTGGACTTTCGCATGCCTGCAGACAGCAGCCATATCGGGATCCAGATGGATGGGTCTCGCGGAGGCGGCGATAGCGGTGGCGGTTCTGGCTTGTTTATGGGCGATTTGACCTTTGAGGGAGGCCTGATCGGTATTCTCTTCAACAACCAGCAATACGCCATCAAGAACTGCAACTTCACCAATGTCGGAACGGGCATTGCAGTGAAGCACGCCTTTGTACTCAATCTGCAAGGAATTCACTGCAAAGACGTCGGCATCTGCGTCGATGCAGGAGGGAACGATATCACCGGTTCTGTTGGGCTGATAGACAGTACCTGCGATACATGTGGCACTGTGGTCAACGGTTCGAGCCAGATCTTGCTGGAGAATATAGCTGTCAAGAATTCTGGGCCAACGCTTAAAATCAACGGCAAGTCCCGTGGGATCTCTGACCTCATCGGCAAGACCTATGTGGATGGTCATGTGTACGACCATCCGGATGTTCGCCAAAAGAGCACCGGCAACACCACCATCACCCCTGTCGCCTCAAATGGAACCTTCTTGGACTACACGGAGCGCGGCAGTCTGACCGGAGCTGATGGTCGATACTTCACGAAGAGGCTGCCGCAGTATGAGGATCTTCCCGCCTCAGCATTCGCTTCGATCAAGGAGTGTGGCGCTCGTGGTGACGGAGTCACCGATGACACCAAAGCCATTCAGCAAGCATTAAACTCCAACGCTGGCTGCAAGATCACCTATTTTCCACATGGTGTCTACCTCGTAACTGACACGATCTACATTCCACCTGGTAGCAGAATCGTAGGACAGGTGTGGTCAACAATTACGGCCTCGGGAAAGCACTTTAGTGACGAAAAGAACCCACAGCCCATGATACAAGTAGGCAAAAAAGGGGAGGTAGGCCTCGTCGAGATCACAGACATGCTCTTCACAGTGAGCGATGTACTCCCCGGAACGATCCTGGTCCAGGTCAACATGCGAGGCGAGAATCAAGGCGATGTGTCCTTCCACAACACCCACTTCCGTATCGGCGGAGCAGTTGATACTCGCCTAGAAACAGCTTGCCAGGAAGAGTCGAAGCCTTGCAAAGCGGCGTTCATGGTGGTTCACCTCACGAAGCAGAGCTCCTCTTACTGGGAAAACTCGTGGCTTTGGACTGCCGACCACGATCTGGACGGCAAATACAATCAGCAGATCGGCACAGGCAGAGGCATGTACGTCGAGGCCAGAGAGGGTACGTGGTTACTTGGCACAGGGAGCGAACATCACACTCTCTATGCCTACCAGTTCCAGGATGCGAGCAACGTCTTCGCTGCACTGATGCAGGTCGAATCTCCTTATTGGCAACCGGTTCCCCAAGCACCAGCTCCATGGACGCCTGATTCGAAATGGAATGATCCAGACTTCTCTTCGTGTGAGCAGAAGAACGTTACGCAATGCTACATGCAATGGGCTCTGCGCATCGTTGGCAAGGAGACACACACTTTAGCGCTGTATGGACAAGGAAACTGGGTCTTCTTCAATGGCCCGAACTATGGCGGACTGACGCTTGATGGAGGTGTCAACGGACAGGTCAATATCGTTGACTTGCAAGACTTGTCGAGGGACAATAATgtggctatctacaaccTGAATACTAAGAGTGTGCAGAACATGATCACACTGGACGGGGGATCAGAGGTTGTCGCAACCTCCGCTGCCAACAGTGGATCCTGGGGAGGTGTAATCGCCGCGTACCTGGTCTGA